GAGAAGTCTCATTCGATTGTTTTCGCTCATAGAGGGAGAGGAGTGTGTTGGATGTTGGTTGGTGTCGTTGTCGGGAAAGGGCGTGTTTTAGGTGCCACACTCCCAAGCGACAAGAAAAAAGTGTTCTTATTCGTGAGATAGGGGGGCGCTATGGAGTGGTCAAGAGATCGAGGAAGGGCTCAAAGTCGTGTCCTCAAACATTCGTGTGCATGACTCTTGACGGCGAAGCTGCGACCGGTCAGAAGCCGGGCTCGCCTTCCTCGCCGTGGCCGAGGGCAACAGGCTTGTAGCCGCCCCTGCTCTTGAAGTAGAGGAACAGGCCGACGTAGCAGAATGCCATAAAAGTGGGCAGCAAGGCGATGGTGGTGAAGACGTTGCGCTTGCTGGCGGCCTGGACGGTTTCGAGCTGCTGAAGCTGGGCGGCGGGGAGGGCCTTGATCTTTTCCTGGTCGAGGGTGGGGGCGCTGCCGAAGATGCCGGGCTTGGGCTCGCCTTTGATCTGCTCATGAAGAGCGCTGTGCTGGGGGGTGGACAGGCGTTTGTCCATGTCGAGATCCTGCTTGTAGCCGATGTAGGGGCTGCCGAGCACGCCGAGGAACAGCACGCCAACGGCGGACACGCCATTCAGTGTGAGGGCACCGCCCTTGGGGAACTGCTCGGAGGTGAGGCCGAGGGTGGTGCTCCAGAGGAAGGTTTTGCCGAAGGCATAGACGGTGGAGGCGACGAGGATGGTCCAGCCCGTGGCATTGGAGAGGAAGTTGAGGCCGAGGACGGCGATGAAGGCGCTCACCACGAGCAGGCCGATGGGCGAGAACTTGTGAACAATGGGCCCGGCGTAGAAGCGCAGGACGGTCATGATGACGGAGACATACACAAAGATCCAGGTGGCGAAGTTCGGGAAGTCGGGGCCGCTGAGCTTGAGCAACTCGGGCATCCAGCCGTCGGTGCCGAGTTCGGTGGTGGCGAGGGGACCGATGGTGATGAGAACGATGATGAAGAGCCAGTTGCCGAGCGAATAGGTGTAGGCTCCGGCGGCAACGCCGACGACGAGTCCGGCGAGGAGCGAGGCCTTGAGCGAGGCCTCATGACCGATCATCTGCATGACGGCGAAGTAGGCGAGAGAGCCGATGATGAAGAAGCCGACCGCGCCGACTTCCTTGAGCATGTCGCGGTAGCTGACACCGGCGGCGACGCGTTCGTTGACGGGGAAGGTGCGCGGCAGGATGAGCAGGGCGTAGAGCACCACGGGGATGAAGCAGAGCGCGAAGCGGAACTGCCAGACGGCCTCGAAGAAGAGCTTGGTGTCGGGCAGCAGGGCGCAGAAGAGCGCGCCGAGGGCGAGGCCGGCGGGCCAGCCGGCGTGGAGGATGTTCAGCCACTTGGCCTTCTCTTTGCTGAAGACAGTGGCGATGACGGGATTGATGAAGGATTCGACGGTGCCATTGGCCACGGCGACGAGCAGGGTGCTCCAGTAGAAGCTCTCGTAGCCGCTGGCCTTGAGCGTGAGCACGAGAGAGACGATGTGGCAGGTGGCGGCGATGAATGCGACCGTCTTGTAGCCGATGCGGTCGATGACGAGGCTGAAGAAAATGATGCTCAGGGCGAAGGGCCACATGCCCGCGCCGTTGATGTTGCCCTTCTCCGCCTCGGAGAGATTGAAGCTGTCCTGCAGCATGCCGATGGTGTTGGCGCGGACGCCGAAGACAAAGGAGGTGGCGACGAGGGCGATGAAGCAGGCCCAGAAGAGTTTCATGTCGGCTTTGCCGGAGGAGGACTGGCTCATGGAGTGTGGTTGGATTTAATAGGAGGCGCGATTCCAGCAAATGCGGGCTGGCAGCGCAATGCCTTTTTCCCACATCGCGAAATTCGGACGCAAAGACCTCCGGCTTGACGCCATGCGTGCGGGGCCGCATGTTCGGGGCGTCTGCCGGGTGGTCGTTTGATTCCCGGCGGTTGTTTTTTAACCCCATGCTCCCTTTGTGTGATCTGACGATGTCGCGCACGCTTTGCCGGTTTCTGGCGGCGGGCCTTTGCGCGCTGACCGTGCTTTCTGACCCGGCATCCGCCCAGGTGGTGCTCAAGGCCCAACCGGTGGTGGAGCCTGAGAAGGAGGCCGCTGCCAAACCACCGCCTCCTCCGAAGGAAGACTTGAAGGCCTCCTGGCAGACGCAGCGCGAGGCACGGGCGTTGACCCTGAGCGTACCGGCTCCGCGCGGGCAGATCGTGGACCGTCACGGCATCCCGTTCGCGCAAAACCGTGCGGCGAACTACCTCGCGCTGGTGATGCCTTACATGGAGGGTTCCAGCGACGCGCAGGTCACCGCGTTTGCGAGATCGACCATCGACAAGGTGAACCAGGTGCTGGGGAAGACGTGGTCGCTGAGCGATGAACGGGTGCTGCTGCACTATAAGCACCGCCGCTGGCTGCCGCTGGTGTTTTCGGTGGAGGAGGGGCTGAACGTGGAGATCACGCCGGACATGGAGGAGAAACTCAAGTCGCTGATGGGGGGAAGTCTGGTCATCCAGCCGGCCTACCTGCGTCATTACCCGCAGGGAACCACCGCCTGCCACATCATCGGTTACACCGGCAAGACACGTCCGTTGCCCACGGGGCCGATTGTGGACGGCGATCCGGTGTTTGAGGAGATGGAAGGCCGTGAGGGCATCGAAACCGCGTTCGACAGCGATCTCAAAGGCCAGCCGGGCATCGTGAATGTGCTGTTCAGCCCTGACGGCAAGCGTCTTTCCGAAGACGTGCGTCGTCCGCCCAGCCCGGGCCGCAATGTGGTGCTCTCAATCGACTACAACTTCCAAAAGTACGCCGAGAACGCCCTCAGGAAGCACACCACCAGCGGTGCGATGGTGATCATGGACGTGACGAATGGCGACATCCTGGCCATGGCCTCGAATCCTGGCTTTGACCTCAATGAGTTCGTTCCCGGCATCCGCGCCAAACGTTATGAGGAACTGACCAAAGACCCGCGTCTGCCGCTCTATCCGCGTGCGTTTCGCGGCGAATACCCGCCTGCCTCGACCTTCAAGATCGTCACGGCGCTCGGCGCTCTCGACAGCGGCAAGGTGAATACGAAGACCTATTTTGACTGCGACAACGCGATGGAGATCGGCAACCGCGTGTTCAAGAACTGGAACAAGGAAGGCGAGGGCTCCATGACGGTAGTCACCGCCATCAAGCGCTCGTGCAACACATGGTTCTACCGTGCCGCCCTCGAATCCGGGGCAGATTATCTTTCGAGCATGGCGCTGCGGCTCGGTTTTGGCGAGCGCACGGGCATTCCTCTCAAGGCGGAGGGAGAAGGCTTTGTCCAGTCGAACGCCTGGACGATGCAGCAGCGAGGTCACAAGATGCTGCCGGGGGACATTGCGAACATGGCCATCGGTCAGGGCATGGTGCTGGCCACTCCCTTGCAGGTCTGCCAGTGCATGGCCGGCCTCGGTGATGGCGCGCGCATCCCGCAGCCGCGTCTGGTCTTGCAGATTCAGGATCTGGCGGACCGGGTGGTGATGGCTTACGAGCCGAAAGATCGCAAACGCATTGACCTCAATCCCGATCATCGCCAGGCGGTGATCAACGGCATGGTGGCTGTAGTGAATGGCAGCGGCGGCACGGGCCATTCCGCCGCCATCAAGCAGGCTGAGATCGCTGGCAAGACCGGTACCGCCCAGTGGAAGATCGCTAAAGATCAGAACCTCGCCTGGTTCACCGGCTTTCTGCCTGCGGGGAAGCCGATGTTCGCCTTCGCCGTCGTTTATGAGGGCGAGCCGGGTGAGGATGTCAGCGGTGGCAGAAAGGCCGCGCCCATCGTGCGTGAGGTGTTCACGAACATCTTCGAGAAAGCCCCGGCGGATGACCCGATGCTGCTGGCCATGAAGGATGTGCCAAAGGCGACGATCATCGAGGAGGAGGTGCTCGAAAAACCGACGGATATCCAGGTTGCGCGTCCGGCCCCGCCTCCACCGCCTGAAAAGAAAGGCATTGGTGGTTTCTTCCGCAGGCTGTTTGGCCGCTAGTCGATCCGATCCCCATGAACATCCAGCTCGCCACCGTCTGTGATTTTGCCGCTGACTACCAGGGCAAGCTGTGCATCCAGGGCGCGTTTGACACGCTGTGCGCGCAGACTTTTCCGGTGGTGCATCCCCAGTGCTCCATCGCCGTGCGGGCGGTCTTTCAAGCAGACGACGCGGGACGGCATGAGTTTGTGATCCGCTGCGTAGATCCCGATGGCAAGGAGTGCCTGCCGCCGATGCCGGCGAT
This genomic interval from Prosthecobacter sp. contains the following:
- a CDS encoding MFS transporter; the protein is MSQSSSGKADMKLFWACFIALVATSFVFGVRANTIGMLQDSFNLSEAEKGNINGAGMWPFALSIIFFSLVIDRIGYKTVAFIAATCHIVSLVLTLKASGYESFYWSTLLVAVANGTVESFINPVIATVFSKEKAKWLNILHAGWPAGLALGALFCALLPDTKLFFEAVWQFRFALCFIPVVLYALLILPRTFPVNERVAAGVSYRDMLKEVGAVGFFIIGSLAYFAVMQMIGHEASLKASLLAGLVVGVAAGAYTYSLGNWLFIIVLITIGPLATTELGTDGWMPELLKLSGPDFPNFATWIFVYVSVIMTVLRFYAGPIVHKFSPIGLLVVSAFIAVLGLNFLSNATGWTILVASTVYAFGKTFLWSTTLGLTSEQFPKGGALTLNGVSAVGVLFLGVLGSPYIGYKQDLDMDKRLSTPQHSALHEQIKGEPKPGIFGSAPTLDQEKIKALPAAQLQQLETVQAASKRNVFTTIALLPTFMAFCYVGLFLYFKSRGGYKPVALGHGEEGEPGF
- the mrdA gene encoding penicillin-binding protein 2 yields the protein MLPLCDLTMSRTLCRFLAAGLCALTVLSDPASAQVVLKAQPVVEPEKEAAAKPPPPPKEDLKASWQTQREARALTLSVPAPRGQIVDRHGIPFAQNRAANYLALVMPYMEGSSDAQVTAFARSTIDKVNQVLGKTWSLSDERVLLHYKHRRWLPLVFSVEEGLNVEITPDMEEKLKSLMGGSLVIQPAYLRHYPQGTTACHIIGYTGKTRPLPTGPIVDGDPVFEEMEGREGIETAFDSDLKGQPGIVNVLFSPDGKRLSEDVRRPPSPGRNVVLSIDYNFQKYAENALRKHTTSGAMVIMDVTNGDILAMASNPGFDLNEFVPGIRAKRYEELTKDPRLPLYPRAFRGEYPPASTFKIVTALGALDSGKVNTKTYFDCDNAMEIGNRVFKNWNKEGEGSMTVVTAIKRSCNTWFYRAALESGADYLSSMALRLGFGERTGIPLKAEGEGFVQSNAWTMQQRGHKMLPGDIANMAIGQGMVLATPLQVCQCMAGLGDGARIPQPRLVLQIQDLADRVVMAYEPKDRKRIDLNPDHRQAVINGMVAVVNGSGGTGHSAAIKQAEIAGKTGTAQWKIAKDQNLAWFTGFLPAGKPMFAFAVVYEGEPGEDVSGGRKAAPIVREVFTNIFEKAPADDPMLLAMKDVPKATIIEEEVLEKPTDIQVARPAPPPPPEKKGIGGFFRRLFGR